A genomic window from Archaeoglobus profundus DSM 5631 includes:
- a CDS encoding tRNA (cytidine(56)-2'-O)-methyltransferase: protein MDIYVLRLGHRPERDKRISTHVALTARAFGAKGIYFDTYDKKVFESVRDVVRRWGGDFFIEQANWKKLLKDFDGLKVHLTMYGIPLIERIDEIKKHEKILVVVGAEKVPWEVYELCDMNIAIGNQPHSEVAALAVFLDRVLDGLVFRLEFEDAKIKVIPCERGKRVITKN from the coding sequence ATGGATATCTACGTCCTGAGGTTGGGGCATAGGCCCGAAAGGGACAAGAGGATTTCCACTCATGTAGCATTAACTGCGAGAGCTTTCGGCGCTAAGGGAATATACTTCGATACTTACGATAAGAAAGTGTTTGAGAGTGTTAGGGATGTCGTAAGAAGATGGGGTGGCGATTTCTTCATAGAGCAAGCCAACTGGAAGAAGCTTTTGAAAGATTTTGACGGTTTGAAAGTACACCTCACCATGTACGGCATTCCGCTAATTGAAAGGATAGACGAAATAAAGAAGCATGAGAAAATTCTTGTCGTAGTTGGTGCGGAAAAAGTGCCGTGGGAAGTTTACGAACTATGCGATATGAACATCGCAATAGGGAACCAACCGCACAGCGAAGTTGCAGCTTTGGCCGTATTCTTGGATAGGGTCTTGGATGGCTTGGTTTTTAGGTTGGAGTTTGAGGATGCAAAGATTAAGGTAATTCCATGTGAGAGAGGTAAGAGAGTAATAACCAAAAACTAA
- a CDS encoding DNA-directed RNA polymerase subunit A' codes for MVPKRISAIRFEVLSPQEIRRMSVAKIVSAETYDDDGFPIEGGLMDPRLGVIDPGLRCRTCGGKAGECPGHFGHIELAAPVIHVGYAKLIAKLLNATCRECGRLRLPDKVRDKFLDEIERRKELGQDYDEIIKDVYRRAKAVKKCPHCGAEAVEVKFEKPTFYYIDEHKLTPLDVREWLEKIPDDDLPVLGIDPKACRPEWLVITVLPVPPVTVRPSIILETGQRSEDDLTHKLVDIIRINQRFLENKEAGAPHLILEDLWELLQYHVTTYINNEVSGIPPARHRSGRPLKTLAQRLKGKEGRFRGSLSGKRVNFSARTVISPDPCISINEVGVPKEIAEELTVPIYVTERNIEEAREYILRTEHPKANYVIRPDGRRIRVMDTNREELAEKLEPGWIVERQLKDGDIVLFNRQPSLHRMSIMAHYVRVLPGKTFRLNPAVCPPYNADFDGDEMNLHVPQSIEAQAEAKILMAVQQHILSPRFGGPIIGGIHDHISGLYLLTRGEKLFSKEEVMYLLGPFDLKELPEPKVVKDGKPYWTGKQIFSAILPDVTLEFKAEICKGCNECKKESCEYDAYVIIKNGELIRGTIDEKAVGAFKGIIIDEIVRKYGNDVAKKFIDDMTHLAIRAIMLTGFTIGIDDEDLPEEAIAQVKEIIAEAEKKVIDLIKAYREGNLEPMPGRSLEETLEMMIMRELGRARDMAGRVAEKFLGYNNPAVIMAVSGARGSMLNLTQMSACIGQQSVRGERINRGYTYTNRTLPHFKPGDLSARARGFVESSYKRGLNPIEFFFHAMGGREGLVDTACRTSISGYLQRRMINALQDIKVEYDGTVREQTSETVVQFRYGEDGVDPMKSFRGKSVDIDRIVKEIMGG; via the coding sequence ATGGTTCCAAAGAGAATTTCCGCTATCAGGTTTGAAGTTTTAAGTCCTCAGGAAATCAGGAGGATGAGTGTAGCCAAGATAGTCTCGGCTGAAACTTACGATGACGACGGATTTCCAATTGAAGGAGGATTGATGGATCCCCGTTTAGGAGTAATTGATCCCGGTTTGAGGTGCAGAACTTGTGGAGGTAAAGCGGGAGAGTGCCCGGGACACTTTGGACATATAGAGCTGGCAGCTCCAGTCATTCACGTAGGTTACGCTAAACTCATAGCAAAGCTGTTGAACGCTACGTGTAGGGAATGCGGTAGGCTGAGACTACCAGATAAGGTCAGAGACAAGTTCTTGGATGAAATAGAGAGAAGGAAAGAGTTAGGACAAGATTACGATGAAATAATAAAGGACGTTTACAGGAGGGCTAAAGCTGTAAAGAAGTGTCCACACTGTGGTGCTGAAGCTGTTGAGGTGAAGTTTGAAAAACCAACGTTTTACTACATAGACGAGCATAAACTTACACCCTTAGATGTAAGAGAATGGCTCGAAAAGATCCCCGACGACGATTTGCCAGTTCTGGGAATAGATCCCAAAGCCTGTAGACCCGAATGGCTCGTAATTACAGTTCTCCCCGTTCCTCCAGTCACAGTAAGACCTTCCATAATTCTTGAGACCGGTCAGAGAAGTGAAGATGATCTAACACACAAATTGGTAGATATAATCAGGATAAACCAGAGATTCTTAGAGAATAAGGAGGCTGGTGCTCCTCACCTAATATTGGAGGACCTCTGGGAACTATTACAGTATCACGTGACAACGTACATCAACAACGAGGTCAGCGGAATTCCTCCGGCGAGGCATAGAAGTGGAAGACCTCTCAAAACTCTTGCACAGCGTTTAAAGGGTAAGGAGGGTAGGTTTAGAGGTAGCTTAAGCGGTAAGAGAGTTAACTTCTCGGCGAGAACTGTCATAAGTCCCGATCCTTGCATAAGCATAAACGAGGTTGGAGTCCCCAAAGAAATTGCCGAAGAGCTTACAGTCCCAATCTATGTAACGGAAAGGAACATAGAGGAGGCTAGGGAGTACATACTTAGAACTGAGCATCCGAAAGCGAACTATGTGATAAGGCCAGATGGAAGGAGAATTAGAGTAATGGACACAAATAGAGAGGAATTGGCTGAGAAGCTTGAACCGGGATGGATTGTCGAGAGACAGCTCAAGGATGGAGATATTGTTCTGTTCAACAGACAGCCATCTCTGCACAGAATGAGCATCATGGCTCACTACGTAAGAGTTCTACCGGGCAAAACGTTCAGACTGAATCCTGCAGTTTGTCCTCCTTACAACGCAGACTTTGACGGAGATGAAATGAACTTACACGTACCTCAAAGCATAGAAGCGCAGGCAGAGGCTAAGATTTTAATGGCAGTGCAACAGCACATACTCTCTCCAAGATTCGGAGGGCCTATCATCGGAGGTATTCACGATCACATATCCGGTTTGTACTTACTCACAAGAGGAGAGAAACTCTTCAGTAAGGAGGAGGTAATGTATCTGTTGGGACCCTTCGATCTAAAGGAGTTGCCAGAGCCTAAGGTAGTCAAGGACGGAAAGCCGTATTGGACGGGCAAGCAGATATTCAGTGCAATACTGCCTGATGTAACGCTCGAATTTAAGGCTGAAATCTGTAAGGGTTGCAACGAATGTAAGAAAGAGAGTTGCGAGTACGACGCTTACGTAATAATCAAGAACGGAGAACTGATAAGGGGAACAATAGATGAAAAGGCTGTAGGAGCCTTCAAGGGAATAATAATTGACGAGATAGTTAGGAAGTATGGCAACGACGTTGCGAAGAAGTTCATAGATGACATGACTCACTTGGCTATTAGAGCAATAATGCTTACCGGATTCACAATTGGAATAGACGATGAAGATCTGCCGGAAGAGGCGATAGCTCAGGTCAAGGAGATTATAGCCGAGGCTGAAAAGAAGGTCATAGATCTCATAAAAGCTTATAGAGAAGGAAACCTCGAGCCAATGCCGGGCAGAAGCTTAGAGGAAACTCTTGAAATGATGATCATGCGTGAGCTTGGAAGAGCGAGAGACATGGCCGGAAGAGTGGCTGAAAAGTTCTTAGGTTACAACAACCCGGCCGTTATCATGGCTGTGAGCGGTGCAAGAGGTTCGATGCTCAACCTTACTCAGATGTCAGCATGTATTGGACAGCAGTCGGTCAGAGGAGAGAGGATCAACAGAGGTTATACATATACAAATAGAACCCTACCACACTTCAAGCCCGGTGATCTGAGCGCTAGAGCAAGAGGATTCGTAGAGAGCAGTTACAAGAGAGGATTAAATCCAATAGAATTCTTCTTCCACGCCATGGGTGGTAGAGAGGGACTGGTTGACACGGCATGTAGAACCTCGATAAGCGGTTATCTGCAGCGTAGAATGATCAACGCTTTGCAGGACATAAAGGTCGAGTACGACGGAACTGTCAGAGAGCAGACCTCAGAAACTGTTGTTCAGTTCAGATACGGTGAGGATGGAGTGGATCCGATGAAGAGCTTTAGAGGTAAGTCGGTCGATATTGATAGGATAGTTAAAGAGATAATGGGTGGTTGA
- a CDS encoding geranylgeranylglyceryl/heptaprenylglyceryl phosphate synthase — translation MRGKVERYILENVVDKGGLLFGVIDPLDYKSLDDAVETARRVYEGGADVILVGGSIGVQGEPLDYVVREIKKSVDIPVVLFPGNIGTITRYADALYFMSLLNSRNPYWITRAQMQAAHLIKTLGLEPLPVGYIVVEPGGTVGYVGEADLIPRNRPKLASAYALAGQFMGFRFIVTDAGSNPKEGHIPLEMVREVANSISIPYVVAGGVRRPEEAEKIIECGADAVQVGTAFEIDNAVERVKSFVKAVREGAKRKRRQIDIDF, via the coding sequence ATGAGAGGGAAGGTGGAGAGATACATCTTGGAAAACGTAGTTGATAAAGGAGGATTGTTATTTGGAGTCATAGATCCCTTGGATTACAAGAGTCTAGATGATGCTGTCGAGACTGCCAGAAGGGTGTACGAGGGAGGAGCTGATGTAATACTCGTTGGAGGTAGCATAGGAGTTCAGGGGGAACCATTGGATTACGTTGTCAGGGAAATAAAAAAGTCTGTGGATATTCCTGTTGTTCTCTTCCCCGGAAATATTGGGACGATAACAAGGTATGCGGATGCCCTCTACTTTATGTCCTTACTAAACTCGAGAAACCCCTACTGGATTACAAGGGCTCAGATGCAGGCAGCTCACTTGATAAAGACTCTTGGCTTGGAACCGTTACCAGTCGGTTACATAGTCGTCGAGCCGGGTGGAACGGTTGGGTATGTTGGTGAAGCTGATTTGATTCCGAGAAATAGACCTAAGTTGGCATCAGCTTACGCACTGGCTGGACAGTTTATGGGTTTCAGATTCATAGTTACCGATGCGGGGAGCAATCCCAAAGAGGGGCACATACCCCTTGAGATGGTTAGAGAAGTTGCAAATTCTATTAGCATTCCTTACGTGGTGGCCGGAGGAGTTAGAAGACCTGAGGAAGCTGAAAAGATAATAGAATGTGGGGCCGATGCCGTCCAAGTAGGAACTGCTTTTGAAATCGACAACGCCGTTGAAAGGGTTAAATCCTTCGTTAAAGCTGTTAGGGAAGGAGCTAAGAGGAAGAGAAGGCAAATTGACATTGATTTTTAA
- a CDS encoding 50S ribosomal protein L30e encodes MDVEKVLKKALKGKVYFGSKRTIKALKRGEAKLVIVSANCPKDIREKIEKYKKNVPVLVYPGTNMELGAACGKPFSVASLAVIDADIELLTV; translated from the coding sequence ATGGACGTTGAGAAGGTGCTCAAGAAGGCTCTGAAGGGGAAGGTGTATTTCGGTAGCAAGAGGACTATAAAGGCCTTAAAGAGAGGGGAAGCTAAGTTGGTGATAGTGTCCGCAAACTGTCCGAAAGACATCAGAGAAAAGATAGAGAAATACAAGAAGAATGTTCCGGTGCTAGTCTATCCCGGGACAAACATGGAACTTGGTGCAGCATGTGGAAAACCCTTCAGCGTAGCATCTCTAGCCGTAATAGATGCAGACATAGAGTTGCTCACAGTCTAA
- the rpoA2 gene encoding DNA-directed RNA polymerase subunit A'': protein MYDDLLKDVPLPKHVKDNIKKKLEEIKADEETAREIINRCVEVYYRNLVEPGEAVGIIAAQSIGEPATQMTMRTFHYAGVAEINVTLGLPRLIEILDVRKKPSTPMMTIRLLPEYAKDKEKAKEVARRIEATHVTDVADISVDIYGLKIIIKPDEKALKEKSLTVESLKKTLERKLKTEIGEENGNLVIQVSPDVDKPYKTLMDIFDKLKKEVIAGIKEIKRVIIRKEGDEYVLYTEGSNLKKVMKVKGVDFTRTLTNDIYEIYEVLGIEAARAAIIKEAKETLEEQGLDVDVRHIMLVADVMTADGYLKQIGRHGVAGAKQSILARAAFEVTVNVLLDAAVKGEVDYLKGITENIIVGQPIKLGTGDVELVYKPKR from the coding sequence ATGTACGATGATCTTTTGAAAGATGTTCCCCTTCCAAAACACGTTAAGGATAACATAAAGAAGAAGCTTGAGGAAATTAAGGCTGATGAGGAAACGGCTAGAGAGATCATTAACAGATGTGTCGAAGTATACTACAGGAACCTCGTAGAGCCCGGAGAGGCTGTAGGAATTATTGCTGCGCAGTCCATAGGAGAGCCAGCAACGCAGATGACGATGAGAACGTTCCACTATGCTGGAGTAGCTGAAATAAACGTTACACTCGGTCTACCTAGGTTGATCGAGATTCTCGATGTAAGGAAGAAGCCATCAACACCGATGATGACAATAAGACTCCTTCCAGAATACGCAAAGGATAAGGAGAAGGCTAAGGAGGTCGCAAGAAGGATAGAAGCTACACACGTAACGGATGTAGCAGATATATCCGTCGATATATATGGTCTAAAGATAATAATCAAACCAGATGAGAAGGCTTTGAAAGAGAAGAGTCTGACTGTTGAAAGCCTAAAGAAGACATTGGAAAGGAAGCTAAAAACAGAGATTGGGGAAGAGAACGGCAACCTAGTAATTCAGGTTTCTCCAGATGTCGATAAGCCATATAAGACACTAATGGACATATTCGACAAACTGAAGAAGGAGGTAATAGCCGGAATAAAGGAGATAAAGAGAGTGATAATAAGGAAAGAAGGCGATGAGTATGTTCTGTACACTGAAGGATCCAATCTCAAGAAAGTTATGAAAGTAAAGGGTGTTGATTTTACCAGAACGCTAACGAACGACATATACGAGATATACGAAGTTTTGGGAATAGAGGCGGCGAGAGCTGCGATAATAAAGGAAGCCAAAGAGACTTTGGAAGAACAGGGTTTGGATGTTGATGTAAGACACATAATGCTCGTAGCCGATGTCATGACAGCCGATGGTTATTTAAAGCAGATAGGTAGGCATGGTGTTGCCGGGGCTAAGCAGAGCATACTCGCAAGGGCAGCGTTCGAGGTGACGGTAAACGTCTTACTCGATGCGGCTGTGAAGGGGGAGGTGGATTACCTGAAGGGTATAACCGAAAACATAATCGTCGGCCAGCCTATAAAGTTGGGAACGGGAGATGTTGAATTGGTGTACAAGCCTAAGAGGTGA
- a CDS encoding AF2331 family protein → MPTYVFNENSFLDFIKKNVEGKVAVVSSDVLDVDIEEMETHLGVKKHFVVKFAISADVFKEVDLDKFDEILKYCVVFVESDELSEIGKKAMR, encoded by the coding sequence ATGCCTACATACGTGTTCAATGAAAACTCGTTCTTGGATTTCATCAAAAAGAATGTCGAAGGTAAAGTTGCAGTTGTCTCAAGCGATGTTCTAGATGTCGACATCGAGGAGATGGAAACACATCTGGGTGTCAAAAAGCACTTCGTTGTGAAGTTCGCGATATCAGCTGATGTTTTCAAAGAAGTAGATTTAGACAAGTTTGACGAGATCTTGAAGTACTGTGTCGTCTTTGTTGAATCTGATGAGCTTAGTGAAATAGGAAAGAAAGCTATGCGTTAA
- a CDS encoding thioredoxin family protein: MIKAIVFTSDSCPYCRIFEKIVLNELKRKFPIEFEVVNISKNPDLAEKFNIEIVPTLILVKDGKVIGGFMGFSDLKTAEAAIKKQLKANCYGKCP, from the coding sequence ATGATAAAGGCAATAGTATTTACAAGTGATAGCTGTCCGTATTGCAGAATTTTCGAAAAGATAGTATTGAATGAACTCAAACGGAAATTTCCAATAGAGTTTGAGGTGGTTAACATTTCAAAAAATCCTGATTTAGCTGAAAAATTTAATATTGAAATTGTCCCGACATTAATCCTCGTAAAAGATGGTAAGGTAATTGGTGGCTTTATGGGATTCTCAGATCTGAAAACAGCTGAAGCCGCCATTAAAAAGCAATTGAAAGCAAACTGCTATGGTAAATGTCCATAA
- a CDS encoding elongation factor EF-2, whose amino-acid sequence MTRAKKMIDKIKELMYMPERIRNMGIVAHIDHGKTTLSDNLLAGAGMISEELAGQQLYLDFDEQERERGITINAANVSMVHEYKGKEYLINLIDTPGHVDFGGDVTRAMRAVDGVIVVVDAVEGVMPQTETVLRQALRENVKPVLFVNKVDRLIRELELTPDQMQERLIKVITEVNKLIKAMKPEKYKEWMIKVEDGSVAFGSALYKWAVSVPAMKETGIGFKEVYKYLKEDNWRELAKKSPLHRVVLDMVIKHLPSPIEAQKERIKVIWKGDINSPEGQAMVKCDPKGPVALMITKIIIDPHAGEVAVGRLYSGTLRPGMELYIVDRKAKNRVQTVGVFMGPKRIELPEVPAGNIVAVVGLKDAVAGSTCSTLENFTPFESIKHISEPVVTMAIEAKNPRDLPKLIEVLRQLAKEDPTLHVTLNEETGEHLISGMGELHLEVKVEKIRREKGIEVITSPPIVVFRETVTKTSPVVEGKSPNRHNKFYIVVEPLPQEVIQLFKEENIDIRKADKKELRKKLMEAGLTKEEADGIQDYYEGNVFCDVTKGIQYLHETMDLIIQGFREAMSAGPLAKEPCMGVKVKLVDCKLHEDAVHRGPAQVIPAVKGAIYAAMLQAGPTLLEPYQKVYITVPQDMLGNVTREIQARRGQILEMRSEGDLVTVIAKAPVKEMFGFANAIRSATAGKAMWSVEHAGFEPVPQALLEQFIMEVRKRKGLKLELPKPEDFLP is encoded by the coding sequence ATGACGAGGGCAAAGAAGATGATCGACAAGATCAAGGAACTGATGTACATGCCAGAGAGGATCAGAAACATGGGCATAGTCGCGCACATCGACCATGGTAAAACCACATTATCTGATAACTTGCTGGCTGGAGCTGGGATGATCAGTGAGGAGTTAGCTGGACAGCAGTTGTACCTTGACTTCGATGAGCAGGAGAGGGAGAGAGGAATTACGATAAATGCCGCAAACGTTTCGATGGTTCACGAGTACAAGGGTAAGGAGTACCTTATTAACCTGATAGACACACCCGGTCACGTTGACTTCGGTGGTGACGTAACGAGAGCAATGAGAGCTGTAGATGGAGTAATAGTTGTAGTTGATGCAGTTGAGGGAGTGATGCCTCAGACCGAAACAGTCCTAAGGCAAGCTCTGAGAGAAAACGTTAAGCCTGTTCTGTTCGTAAACAAGGTTGACAGATTGATCAGAGAGCTTGAGCTTACTCCAGATCAAATGCAGGAGAGGCTTATCAAGGTCATAACAGAGGTAAACAAGCTGATAAAAGCGATGAAACCAGAGAAGTACAAGGAGTGGATGATAAAGGTTGAAGATGGAAGTGTCGCATTCGGTTCTGCCCTTTACAAGTGGGCTGTAAGCGTTCCAGCAATGAAAGAGACGGGCATAGGATTTAAGGAAGTTTACAAGTATTTGAAAGAGGATAACTGGAGAGAGCTGGCTAAGAAGTCTCCACTCCATAGAGTTGTACTGGATATGGTCATAAAACACCTCCCTTCACCTATAGAAGCACAGAAGGAGAGAATTAAGGTTATCTGGAAAGGAGACATAAACAGCCCAGAAGGGCAGGCAATGGTGAAATGTGATCCTAAAGGACCTGTTGCCTTGATGATAACGAAGATAATTATTGATCCTCATGCAGGTGAGGTTGCTGTCGGTAGGCTCTACAGCGGTACTCTCAGACCGGGAATGGAGCTTTACATAGTAGACAGGAAGGCGAAGAACAGAGTGCAGACCGTAGGAGTTTTCATGGGTCCCAAGAGGATTGAACTGCCAGAAGTCCCGGCTGGAAACATAGTCGCTGTAGTCGGTTTGAAGGATGCAGTCGCTGGTTCAACATGCTCAACACTTGAGAACTTCACACCGTTCGAGTCGATCAAACACATAAGTGAACCAGTAGTTACGATGGCCATAGAGGCTAAGAATCCAAGAGATCTGCCTAAGCTGATAGAGGTTTTGAGACAGCTGGCTAAGGAAGACCCAACACTCCACGTAACACTCAACGAGGAGACTGGTGAGCACTTGATAAGTGGAATGGGTGAACTACACTTGGAAGTTAAGGTTGAGAAGATCAGAAGAGAGAAGGGAATCGAGGTAATCACGTCACCACCAATCGTAGTGTTCAGAGAGACAGTTACCAAAACATCACCAGTTGTTGAGGGTAAATCTCCGAACAGGCACAACAAGTTCTACATAGTGGTTGAGCCACTACCACAGGAGGTTATTCAGCTGTTCAAGGAGGAGAATATAGACATAAGGAAGGCCGATAAGAAGGAGTTGAGAAAGAAGCTCATGGAAGCTGGATTAACTAAGGAGGAGGCTGACGGAATTCAGGATTACTACGAAGGTAACGTATTCTGCGATGTTACAAAGGGTATCCAGTACTTGCATGAAACGATGGACTTGATAATTCAGGGATTCAGGGAAGCTATGAGCGCTGGTCCTTTAGCTAAAGAGCCTTGCATGGGTGTGAAGGTTAAGCTTGTCGACTGTAAGTTGCACGAAGATGCAGTTCACAGAGGTCCAGCACAGGTTATTCCAGCTGTGAAGGGAGCGATATACGCCGCAATGTTGCAGGCAGGCCCAACTCTGCTTGAGCCATATCAGAAGGTTTACATCACAGTTCCACAGGACATGCTCGGAAACGTCACAAGAGAGATACAGGCTAGAAGAGGACAGATACTTGAAATGAGATCTGAGGGCGATCTAGTTACAGTAATAGCCAAGGCACCAGTTAAAGAGATGTTCGGATTCGCAAACGCAATTAGATCTGCGACAGCTGGAAAGGCCATGTGGAGCGTCGAACATGCAGGATTCGAGCCTGTACCTCAAGCTTTGCTCGAGCAGTTCATAATGGAGGTCAGAAAGAGGAAGGGACTGAAGCTCGAACTGCCCAAACCAGAGGACTTCCTACCTTAA
- a CDS encoding 30S ribosomal protein S12: MGYGLFAARKLIENRKKFRWSDKRFVRRILGLKEKADPLEGAPQARGIVLEKVGIEARQPNSAIRKCVRVQLIKNGRQVTAFCPGDGAINFIDEHDEVIIEGIGGRMGRSMGDIPGVRYKVVKVNGVSLEELVMGRKEKPLR, encoded by the coding sequence ATGGGATATGGGTTATTCGCTGCGAGGAAGTTGATCGAAAATAGGAAGAAGTTTAGGTGGAGCGATAAGAGATTCGTTAGAAGGATCCTCGGTCTGAAAGAGAAAGCTGATCCGTTAGAAGGTGCTCCACAGGCGAGAGGAATAGTACTCGAGAAAGTTGGAATAGAAGCTAGACAGCCAAACTCAGCTATTCGAAAGTGTGTCAGAGTTCAGTTAATCAAGAATGGAAGGCAGGTTACAGCGTTCTGTCCCGGTGACGGTGCTATAAACTTCATCGACGAGCACGATGAGGTAATCATTGAAGGTATTGGAGGTAGAATGGGAAGATCAATGGGTGACATTCCCGGTGTGAGGTACAAGGTCGTGAAAGTAAACGGTGTATCACTTGAAGAATTGGTAATGGGTAGGAAGGAGAAACCGCTCAGGTGA
- a CDS encoding NusA-like transcription termination signal-binding factor, whose product MGVKLSEESIRYLTLFESLTGASVKDCIVQDDKVIFVVKKGDMGLAIGKGGINVERAREIIGKKIEIIEHSDNPEEFIANIFKPIKVNVKIIEKGGKKIAIVSVNPQYKGLVIGKGGKNINKAKELAKRHHDIDDVIVK is encoded by the coding sequence ATGGGAGTTAAGCTATCTGAGGAGAGTATAAGATATTTGACCCTTTTTGAAAGTCTAACCGGTGCAAGCGTTAAGGACTGTATCGTTCAAGATGATAAGGTCATATTTGTCGTCAAGAAAGGAGATATGGGATTGGCAATAGGAAAAGGGGGAATAAATGTTGAAAGAGCCAGAGAAATTATTGGAAAGAAGATAGAAATAATAGAACACTCCGACAATCCTGAAGAGTTTATTGCAAACATATTCAAGCCTATAAAGGTTAACGTCAAGATTATTGAGAAAGGTGGCAAGAAGATAGCTATTGTGAGTGTAAATCCACAGTACAAAGGTTTGGTAATAGGGAAGGGAGGTAAGAACATAAACAAGGCTAAAGAGCTTGCTAAGAGGCATCACGATATAGACGACGTCATAGTTAAATAG
- a CDS encoding 30S ribosomal protein S7, with the protein MKYGFTKEELKVFGKWDVEEVVVNDPALKNYICLEPRFVPHTHGRHANTPFAKQKVFIVERLINKVMRKGRNTGKKHLAYDIVREAFDIIYQRTKKNPIQVLVDAIINAGPREEVVRLKYGGIAVPKSVDTSSLRRVDVALRNICEGARQRAFKNPKSIAECLAEELILASKNDPKSYAVAKKEEVERIAKSAR; encoded by the coding sequence ATGAAGTACGGATTCACAAAAGAAGAGCTAAAGGTCTTCGGAAAGTGGGATGTCGAGGAGGTCGTTGTAAACGATCCAGCGCTGAAGAACTACATATGCCTAGAACCGAGGTTTGTCCCACATACGCACGGAAGACATGCAAATACTCCGTTTGCGAAGCAGAAGGTCTTCATCGTTGAAAGGTTGATAAATAAGGTGATGAGGAAGGGTAGAAACACTGGCAAGAAGCACCTAGCTTACGACATTGTCAGAGAAGCTTTTGACATAATTTATCAGAGAACGAAGAAGAACCCGATTCAGGTTTTGGTTGATGCTATAATAAATGCAGGGCCAAGAGAAGAGGTAGTTAGGCTCAAATACGGTGGTATCGCTGTTCCTAAATCTGTTGATACTTCTTCTCTTAGAAGAGTTGATGTTGCCTTGAGGAACATATGTGAAGGTGCTAGGCAGAGGGCTTTCAAGAATCCTAAGAGTATCGCAGAGTGCTTGGCTGAGGAGCTGATCTTAGCTTCGAAGAACGACCCGAAGAGTTATGCTGTAGCTAAGAAGGAGGAAGTTGAAAGAATTGCCAAGTCTGCGAGGTAA
- a CDS encoding NAD-dependent epimerase/dehydratase family protein, whose protein sequence is MIYVTGANGRIGRVVLEKVKGIAIVRRSCGLPNEIVTSYEVEDLRRIFKDARAVLHIAGSVKFKDRKSLWKGNVELTEKVVNAVPDDAKIVFASSIAVYGSNPPYMANEETPINPDNYYAKTKALAEEIVSSHRKHVILRIGTVYGIQFNEYIKMISLISKGIVPIVGSGDNRIPFVHVEDVAQCFLNALKEDIQGVYIVCGKPEKLRDIMIFTAKLLRRRFFILRIPKSLAKALAKPLSLEEHVKVLTSDRVFDIRKAMKYLGFNPRDIWGGIREVVDYWRRLNEREGGEIHLGKRS, encoded by the coding sequence ATGATCTACGTTACCGGAGCGAACGGAAGAATAGGTAGAGTTGTTTTGGAGAAAGTTAAGGGTATTGCAATCGTAAGGAGGAGTTGCGGGCTACCGAATGAAATAGTAACTAGTTACGAGGTTGAGGATCTCAGAAGGATATTCAAAGATGCCAGAGCGGTTCTACACATAGCTGGAAGCGTTAAATTTAAAGATAGAAAATCCCTGTGGAAGGGAAACGTTGAATTGACAGAAAAAGTAGTCAACGCAGTGCCGGACGACGCAAAAATCGTTTTTGCCAGTTCCATAGCTGTCTACGGATCAAATCCACCTTACATGGCTAATGAAGAAACGCCAATAAATCCTGACAACTACTACGCGAAGACCAAAGCTCTTGCAGAGGAGATAGTATCATCTCATAGAAAACATGTCATCCTGAGGATTGGAACAGTTTACGGAATTCAGTTTAACGAGTACATCAAGATGATCTCTCTAATCAGCAAGGGTATTGTTCCGATTGTAGGTAGTGGGGATAACAGGATTCCATTCGTTCATGTCGAGGATGTGGCCCAATGCTTTCTAAACGCTTTAAAGGAGGATATTCAGGGTGTTTACATAGTGTGTGGAAAGCCCGAGAAGCTCAGGGATATAATGATATTCACGGCTAAGCTTTTGAGGAGAAGATTTTTTATCCTAAGAATACCAAAGAGCTTAGCCAAAGCTCTGGCAAAGCCACTAAGTTTGGAGGAGCATGTGAAGGTGCTCACAAGCGACAGAGTGTTTGATATAAGAAAGGCGATGAAATATTTAGGCTTCAATCCGAGAGATATTTGGGGTGGAATTAGAGAAGTAGTCGATTACTGGAGGCGTTTAAATGAGAGGGAAGGTGGAGAGATACATCTTGGAAAACGTAGTTGA